The following DNA comes from Noviherbaspirillum sp. L7-7A.
ATTCCCAGTTCAACCAGTATCACGCCATTAACTCTCGGTTGGAAACAGGTGACCGAACGATCTCGCTGTATGACAGTCTCGCAAGCAAGAATGGCGCCTTTAATAATCTGCGTCGCCAGGAATTTTCCGATGGGAGCAGTCTCTGGTGCGTTTTCCCCTGCTACGCCCTTATCTCCCGTTGCGCCTGCCGGCCCGGCAATGCTGTTTCCATTGCAGACATACCGGGTTTCCTGCACCTCGTCATCCTCCAGTCGTCCATTGCCGTTCACATCTGCGCCAAGCTGCAGCTTCTGCCCACCGGATGCACAATTCGCCCCGGCCGGCTCGGCAACGGTACGAACCAGCATGCTGGTTCCAGGAGCGCCGTTGGCACCGTCCTTGCCGTTGGAGCCATCGCCGCAGGCAGCCAGTGCCACGCAAGCAAGCAGTGCCGCGGCCAGAACTGAAAGTGTTCCTGATGCCATTTCGTTTCTCCCTGTGGATGAACATCTGCTGGAAAGGTGTCTACGTCAGCCGGCCTGGCGAAACGCTGCCTGGGTCATTTGCTGATGCACCGTCCTGTAGTGGAGTTTTGCTGGCCTGCGTTCAGGCCGTGTGGTTCATCCCTGTCGGCAATCCCGCTGGCGGGGAAGCCGGCCACATGCGCCGCACGGCGCAACCGGCATGTCGCCGTCTTCTGCGGTTATGAGACGGCCCGGCCGTCGGAAGGGAATGAGAAGCGCCAGCAGAGAAGCTGGCGCGTAAGGCAAGGCCTATTTCAGCGCCTGCGCCGCCTGCAGATACCCGCGCAACTCCTCCGCGCCCGACATGGTGTAATCCTTGTTCAGCTCAAGCTTCACCAGCGCGCTCAGCTGCTGCGGCAGCAGCTTGCGCAGCATGCCGAGGAACTGCGGCGACACCACCAGGCACAACTCCCGGAAGCGCCCTGCCCGCTGCGACTCCTCCAGGTAGGCGACGATGTCTCGGGCGAACAGCTCGGCGGCATGCTCGTCGGGCGT
Coding sequences within:
- a CDS encoding host attachment protein → MNATWIVSANASRARFFSQASAAAPLEEVNDMVNDGARLRMVESSESDKLGPTSGTKSMHNTGGAVPNKLYEPRQTPDEHAAELFARDIVAYLEESQRAGRFRELCLVVSPQFLGMLRKLLPQQLSALVKLELNKDYTMSGAEELRGYLQAAQALK